The following nucleotide sequence is from Brachyspira suanatina.
ATAAAAGGAAATCCCTTTTCATAAGAATCAGAAACATATAAAGCCATATACCTATCTTTTTTCATTATTCTAAATATTTCATTAATAACTTTTTCCATAGCCTCATAATATTCATTCTCTCTAGCTGTTAATTTTCCAATACAATTTTTCTCATCAGAATAATTTATATGGGTGCTATAAGGAGGATCTATAAAAACAAAATCCACTTTTTCATCTTCTATAGGTATTTTTCTAGCATCTGCTTTAAAAATATCTTTTCTTTGTAATGCTTTAGGGTTTATATCATATCCCAAAGCACGTCTTCCAAGCTCTCTTGCCACATCAATAGTAGTACCACTTCCCGCCATAGGATCAACTACTAAATCTTTTTCTTTTGTATATCTATTTAGAAGATTCCAAATTATATATGAAGGTGTTGCTCCTATATAATGTTTATGCTTCTCTTCTTCA
It contains:
- a CDS encoding DNA methyltransferase — its product is MKKKLELQTTTLWDYPSQQYLKSEEEKHKHYIGATPSYIIWNLLNRYTKEKDLVVDPMAGSGTTIDVARELGRRALGYDINPKALQRKDIFKADARKIPIEDEKVDFVFIDPPYSTHINYSDEKNCIGKLTARENEYYEAMEKVINEIFRIMKKDRYMALYVSDSYEKGFPFMPIGFKLFEIMSKYFMPIDIVSVVRHNKTLNKGNYHIAAAENNFYLRGFNYLFIMYKKGNKTIDINGKVHLRNLQ